From one Lycium ferocissimum isolate CSIRO_LF1 chromosome 7, AGI_CSIRO_Lferr_CH_V1, whole genome shotgun sequence genomic stretch:
- the LOC132062866 gene encoding phosphoprotein ECPP44-like, with the protein MAEQKGHSEETINKGVAPETTDRGCGLFNFMGKKEEDKAQCDTVVVDTPANVQEPKEEKHSLMEKLHRTQSNSSSSSDEEEVEEGGNGEKKRKKKGLKDKIKEKMSGDHNKEDHHQTTDQQKAEFISMDNCPAPYAEPTHEEEKKGFMDKIKEKLPGHHNRTDQEFNNSPAAHSSVDEQVHGGETKDHKKGLLDKIKEKLPGQGHKNNEDEEKQKSN; encoded by the exons ATGGCAGAGCAAAAAGGACACTCAGAGGAGACAATCAACAAGGGTGTAGCTCCAGAGACTACTGATCGTGGATGTGGATTGTTCAATTTcatgggaaagaaagaagaagacaagGCCCAATGTGACACTGTCGTGGTTGACACGCCGGCCAATGTGCAAGAACCAAAGGAGGAGAAGCACAGTCTCATGGAAAAGCTTCATCGCACTCAGAGCAATTCTAGCTCG TCAAGCGATGAGGAGGAAGTAGAAGAGGGTGGTAATGgagagaagaaaaggaagaagaagggaCTTAAAGACAAGATCAAAGAAAAGATGTCCGGTGATCATAATAAGGAAGATCATCATCAAACCACTGATCAGCAAAAAGCTGAATTCATTTCCATGGACAACTGCCCTGCTCCTTATGCAGAACCAACACacgaagaagagaaaaaaggatTTATGGACAAGATCAAAGAAAAACTTCCAGGCCACCATAACAGGACTGATCAAGAATTCAATAATTCCCCTGCTGCTCATAGTAGTGTAGATGAGCAAGTCCATGGTGGTGAAACAAAAGATCACAAGAAAGGATTACTTGACAAAATCAAAGAGAAATTGCCTGGTCAGGGCCACAAGAACAATGAGGACGAAGAGAAGCAGAAATCAAACTGA
- the LOC132065202 gene encoding lysine histidine transporter-like 8, with protein sequence MSRENLETKMANVDEVSSLPNSLPITPRTVTVAPTFHHDDQFASLPITPRTASVAQTPSVVSLPITPRTGSMAPTPSIVSLPPSQFHSPSLSRSPLLLTGDHASGGANRAVKTPRSRGLTPRFITPLGSPLRKALKMTRLDPQDAWLPITESRNGNAYYAAFHTLCSGIGIQALVLPVAFTILGWAWGITCLTIAFVWQLYTLYLMVQLHENHETGLRYSRYLQLACATFGDRLGKLISAFPIGYLSAGTCCALIIIGGSTAKLLYQTLCGATCSNPKPLTTVEWYLVFTCAAVVLAQLPNLNSIAGVSLVGALTAVGYCTALWTVSVAEGRLPNVSYDPVRKGSQVARIFDFLNALGIIAFAFRGHNLILEIQATMPSSEKHPSRVPMWKGVQFSYLLIAMCLFPLAIGGYWAYGHLIPANGSMLTALFAFHSQDVSRSVLALICIFVIINAISSFQIYGMPMFDDMESAYTTRSKQACPWWLRSIFRAIFGFVCFFISVAIPFLGSFAGLIGGIALPITFSYPCFMWLKFKKPKQYSLSWWVNWGFGLLGMGLSGILVAAGLYVVIDTGVKISFFNPQ encoded by the exons ATGAGTAGAGAAAACTTGGAAACAAAAATGGCCAATGTTGATGAAGTCAGTTCACTACCAAACTCGTTACCGATAACGCCACGAACGGTAACGGTAGCTCCAACGTTCCATCACGATGACCAATTCGCCTCTTTACCAATAACTCCACGGACGGCGTCGGTAGCACAAACTCCGTCCGTAGTATCGTTACCAATAACTCCACGGACGGGGTCAATGGCACCAACGCCGTCCATAGTATCGTTACCTCCTTCACAATTCCACTCACCATCTCTTTCTCGATCCCCCTTACTTCTCACGGGGGATCATGCTAGTGGTGGTGCGAATCGAGCCGTTAAAACTCCAAGGTCACGTGGATTAACGCCCCGTTTCATCACTCCTTTGGGTAGTCCTCTTAGAAAGGCTCTTAAAATGACAAGATTAGACCCGCAAGACGCCTGGCTTCCCATCACTGAATCGAGAAATGGAAACGCATATTATGCTGCCTTTCATACTCTTTGTTCTGGGATTGGTATACAAGCTCTTGTTCTGCCTGTTGCCTTTACCATACTTGGCtg GGCTTGGGGTATCACATGCTTAACTATAGCATTTGTATGGCAGCTCTACACGCTCTATTTGATGGTTCAActtcatgaaaatcatgaaacagGACTACGTTACAGCAGATACTTGCAACTGGCATGCGCAACATTCG GTGACAGATTAGGGAAACTCATCTCAGCGTTTCCAATCGGGTATCTCTCAGCTGGCACATGTTGTGCGCTGATTATCATAGGTGGCTCAACGGCAAAGCTATTATATCAGACTTTATGCGGAGCAACATGTAGTAATCCCAAGCCATTAACAACAGTTGAATGGTACTTGGTGTTCACTTGTGCGGCAGTTGTTTTAGCACAGTTGCCAAATTTGAATTCTATAGCTGGAGTTTCACTAGTTGGTGCTCTTACAGCCGTTGGATATTGTACAGCACTATGGACGGTCTCAGTTGCTGAGGGTAGGCTACCTAATGTGTCTTATGATCCAGTGAGAAAGGGAAGTCAAGTTGctaggatatttgattttcttaatGCTCTTGGTATTATTGCTTTTGCTTTCAGAGGACACAATCTCATACTTGAAATTCAG GCCACAATGCCTTCAAGTGAGAAACACCCATCACGAGTGCCCATGTGGAAGGGTGTGCAATTCTCATATCTACTCATAGCAATGTGCTTATTCCCTCTAGCTATTGGTGGTTACTGGGCTTATGGTCATTTG ATTCCAGCGAATGGGAGCATGTTAACGGCATTATTTGCATTCCACAGCCAAGATGTTTCACGATCCGTGCTAGCTCTGATATGTATTTTTGTGATAATAAACGCGATAAGCTCATTCCAAATCTACGGAATGCCAATGTTCGATGATATGGAATCAGCTTACACTACAAGGAGCAAACAAGCATGTCCATGGTGGCTACGTTCCATTTTCCGGGCAATTTTCGGGTTCGTGTGCTTCTTCATCTCCGTGGCAATTCCATTTTTGGGTAGCTTTGCTGGCCTTATTGGAGGAATTGCTCTACCGATTACATTTTCCTATCCATGTTTCATGTGGCTTAAATTCAAGAAGCCCAAACAATATTCTCTAAGTTGGTGGGTAAATTGGGGATTTGGGCTTTTGGGAATGGGCTTAAGTGGGATTTTGGTTGCTGCTGGTTTGTATGTTGTCATTGACACTGGTGTGAAAATTAGCTTCTTTAATCCTCAGTGA
- the LOC132062229 gene encoding uncharacterized protein LOC132062229 — translation MDDLKAQLDAQGRETKKFRLLLQEKEDQLSRVIAPPNLQSELETAKRENLLLKAELDDVVEKNKILNEDNKNLSRENANFVTKLGEFEATIAQLREGLDFVKVDTEKREEKIRQLEAERASDKEKLRVIEEKAETRARISDDLKGQLEDAILANNALQTEPASVNEVRITLIDMKSELEEKLKNAQADLVETCKDVEVAEARSTILVEHEQWKSPRVILEQVERGMEDIPARILDARMIEDKAKTTLEDSSEDDSEETISENSGSSHTE, via the coding sequence ATGGATGATTTGAAGGCCCAGCTAGATGCTCAAGGCCGAGAGACCAAGAAGTTCAGACTTCTCTTGCAAGAAAAAGAGGATCAACTAAGCCGGGTCATCGCTCCTCCGAATCTTCAATCTGAGCTTGAGACAGCAAAAAGAGAGAATCTTCTTCTAAAGGCTGAACTCGACGACGTAGTCGAAAAGAACAAAATCCTGAACGAAGATAACAAAAACCTCAGCCGAGAGAATGCTAATTTTGTTACCAAACTTGGTGAGTTTGAAGCTACTATTGCCCAACTAAGGGAAGGGCTCGATTTTGTCAAGGTCGATActgaaaaaagagaagagaagatcaGGCAGCTCGAGGCTGAGAGAGCCAGTGATAAGGAGAAGTTGAGGGTAATCGAAGAGAAGGCCGAGACACGTGCTCGGATCAGTGATGATCTTAAGGGTCAGCTCGAGGACGCTATTCTAGCCAACAATGCTCTTCAGACCGAACCGGCATCTGTCAACGAGGTTCGGATCACTCTAATTGACATGAAGTCCGAGTTAGAGGAGAAACTGAAGAACGCTCAAGCTGACCTGGTGGAAACTTGTAAAGATGTAGAGGTTGCCGAGGCTCGCTCTACCATTTTAGTTGAACATGAGCAGTGGAAGTCCCCGAGGGTTATACTCGAGCAGGTTGAACGGGGTATGGAAGATATCCCAGCTCGCATACTCGATGCGAGGATGATCGAGGATAAGGCTAAGACAACTCTCGAGGATAGCTCAGAAGATGATTCCGAAGAGACCATTTCTGAGAACTCAGGTTCTTCTCATACCGAGTAA